The Limibacter armeniacum sequence AATTTGAGCATATCTAGGGTTTGCTGAATCCTTTGATGAGCGGTTCATCACAGTAATGTAAGAAGCATTGTCCTCACTTTTCTTTTCCTCCCAACCCATCAATGGTGTATAAAATTCAAAGGAGCGGTTTTTCACCAATTCAGCATAGATACCCCCATCAGCTGCAAAGTTGATATCCTCAAAGAATATCCCCCACATGGTAGGCTGAATCTCTGCCTTTACATGGTCCGTCTGGACTGTAAAGTCTTTGTAGTTTTGCCCCATTGCATTCCCTGTAAATAAGGAACCAGCAATCAGGGCACTGCCAATAATTTTTTTCATTGTTTTATCCATCTTATCCATCTGTCAGGTATTTTTTGGCTGTAAAAGTCAACCCCAAGACTATGCTTGAGTATATATTTCAGAGCTGTTAAGTAGGAGAGAACGGAGCATAATTTTCCCAGTCGGAGTCCTATGCTCCGTTCTCAATAACTCAGTTAAAAAAAAGGAATTCTTGTGTTGGTATGTTGCCTATTCCTGCACTACTCTACTGGTCTCTTCTTAAACCAAATAGACAAACCACCTCCGTTAAATCCTGTCATTACAACAGTAGAGGAAATCTTACGCTCCCAGTCTCTTTCACGGGAAACGTGCATTTTATCGATAAATGCTCCATTTGCCCATTTTAACTCTAACCAAGGTGCATTATACTCCCAAGTGTTATTTGGGTCACCATTGATCGTACCATCTGCCAGCAGGTTAGAGATAAAAGATCCGTTGATGCCTGGATCTGTCTGCTCGTTGCCATAACCAGGTACCGTTGTGTAAAGGTTAAGCAGCTGGTCATAGCTACCTACCAATTCTTCTTTAGTAACCGGATCGTTTGGTACGTTGGCATAACGCTCAGGAGAAACCATCGGCCATCCTTCTTCTGTCCACATTACCTTACGTACGTGCATTACCATTGCAGCAGGGTCTACCACAGGTCTACCCTGATTTGCCATAAAGTATTCTCCATCAACCCCTTCAAATACACTACAGTGTGCTGTTCCTTGCCATCCTGCATGCCCTTCAAAAGCGTACGGAGCCAAGATCATCGGTGCATTGTTGTCATGTGGCTCATCAGCCGGTACACCATCCCAGTCAAGGAATGGACCTTCAGGACTGTCTGCTCTGAAAACACGCACATTGTATTTGGTAGCCAACCAGTCATATGCCACAAACAGGTAATACTTATCATGTTCTTTGTTATAGATGATCTCTGGTCCTTCCAAATTACCATTGTACATGCCATCTGTCTGACCTCTTCTTACAATCAGCTTGCCTTTGTCTCCAGCAGTTGCAGCCAAACCTGTAGCAGGATCTAGTTGTACAACAAATAGTCCATCCCAAGCAGAACCATAATACATATAATGATCTCCAGCAGGAGTAACCACTACTGTAGGGTCAATGGCATTTGTACCTGGTCCATCCGTCTCTGACACTACTGCCAAACCTTTTTCTACCCAAGGTCCTTCCGGCGAAGAAGCGGTCAACAAACCAATTGCACTTACTCTAAACCCATCAGAGGCTAACGAATAGTACAACCTGTATTCTCCCCCTACTTTCATAATATAAGGAGCCCAGATACCTTCATTCGCTGTAGCACCTTTTCCTTCGATATAGTCTACTGCTTGTTGTGGCAAACCATCAATTGCTTGTCCTACAAACTTCCAGTCAACAAGGTCCTGAGATTTTCGAACCATAATACCCGGACGAATTGACTGTCCGTAAGCTACATCTGTACTATAGCAATAGTACCACCCGTCATCCCCCTTGACGATTGAAGGGTCATGCAAATTGTAGGGTCCCCATTGGAAGGAGAATTGCCAAGAAGCAATACCTCCATACGTATCGCTATAATTGTCAATATCAAATGGCTTAGGCTCAAAAACAGCCGGGTCTATTTCCGTTAGATATTCTTCTGGCTGCTCCACACAACCACTCAAGCTCAAGAGCCCCGCAAGACCCAAAAACGCAATCTTTGATATATATTTCATGGTCATCGTTGTCATTAGTTGTTGAGAGAGAATCAGGAATCCACCCTTACCGGAGGTAGCCATGAATTCCCAATTCTAAATTCCTAATCCCCTATTAGTTTGCTGAATTAGGAGAGAGGTTTTTGTTGTTGTTCAGCTCAGACTGAGGAATAGGCAAGTATTCTTTACCTGCTACCCAAGTGTTAAAGTCACTGTCATGCTCTTTAAGAAGGGAGAGCTTTTCAGGCTTGTACAACCATCCCCAACGAATGATATCATGGATACGGTTTCCTTCGATGGCAAACTCCAACGCTCTTTCATGGGCTATCTGATCTCTCATCTGCTCCTGTGTCATATCAGGTTTGGTAGTCGCCAAATCAGGAAGTTTTACCCTGTCCCTTACTTGCTGGATATATTGGTAAGCCCCTGCTGTATTTCCCAACTCATTCAACGTCTCTGCATAAAGCATCAGGATATCTGCATAGCGAAGTACTCTATAGTTGATACCCCCAGTAGCTTCCATTGCAAGGTCTGTAGATGCACCCAAACCATCATTGGTGTATTTTCTTGGGTAGATGGCATCTGTAGCAAATGGCCAAGGCTCACCATAAGCCAATACAGAGTTGGCTTCCGGCTCATAGGAAGCGATGGTTGTCAGCAAACGAGGGTCTAGCTCTCCATCCACTGTACGCTCTTGCTTATATTCATTGTAAATCCAACGGGTAGGCAAGTAATCTGCCCAACCTTTGCCATCCATGGCATAGCTAACACCCAAGCCATTGATCTGTTTCCAGTTAGAGTTAGGCTCTCCTGTCCAGTTCCAAATAGAACCTGTTGTTGTTGAGAATTGTACCTCAAATAAAGACTCTGAGTTATTCTCGTTTACTTCCGAGAAGTTGTCACGGTAATTGGCAACCAAAGAGTAAGTACCAGCCAAATCACCTGAGATCAACTTTTCAAACTCTACCTTTGCATCTTCCCACTGTTGTCTGTAGACATACGCTTTTCCTAACAAGCCAATTGCTGCACCTTTCGTTGCTCTACCAACCTGTCCTTGATCCGCACCTGATACATTTTTATAAGACACCGGCAATAAATCCTGCGCCATGCTCAAGTCGCTGTAGATCTGGTTCCACAATACTTCCTCTGAAGCTGTTTCAGGGTAGTAATCGTTATCATCCTTAGGAAGCTCAGTGATCACTGGCACTTGCTTAAACGTAATCGCCAGGTTATAATAAGCTAGTCCTCTCAGGAAGTAAGCCTGTCCCAGTAAACGGTTTTTCAAGTCTGGATCCAATACCTCCTCACCCATTTCAGAAACATAAGTAAGTACCTGATTCGAACGGAATACCAAAATGTAATGGTCTCTCCAAATCCATTGCACTTCACCAGCTGTTTCCGGAATAGTGAACTGTCCACCTAGCTCAAGATAGACAGCAGGGCTATCCCCTTGGAAATCATCCCCTCTGTTATCAGAAAAAGCCGGGAATGTTCTCATATAGGCTCCATCGGTAATTAAACCATTGTAAATTGCTGTCACCCCTGCAAACGCTTGTTCTTGTGTTTGCCAGTGAGATGCTAATGTTGGTACATTGGGGTTGACCTGCTCCAGTTGGTTATCACAGCTAAACAATGTCGCTGCTGCCATAACCGCATATAGTAATTTTTTCATGTTCTAATATGCTTATGTGATGTCTGATGATTTAGGTGCAGCCATTCTTAGAATCCTAGCTGCACACCTAGCATAATCGTTCTTGGTTTAGGATAAGAACCTGCATCAAATCCTGGGTTCCAAACACCTGATGTAAAGTCTGGGTTATAGCCTTTATAGGTTTGGAAAGTATATAGGTTCTGAGCCGTCATGTATACTCTTGCCTTAGACAGCCATTCTACTTTCTCAGTAGGTACATTGTAACCCAATGAGATTGTACTGATACGCAAGTGTGTACCATCCTGCAACCATCCCTCACGATCTGAATCTCTACCGTTTCCGTTAGGGTCAGACCATACCAAACGAGGGATATTTGTATCTGTATTCGTTGATGTCCAACGGTCCAGCATATCCAAGTGGTAGTTGTCATCACCACCTGTATGCATCAATTGACGATACAAGGCATTGTTGATCAGGTATTTTCCAGCACCACTTGCAAACATTGTAAAGTCAAAGTTTTTGTACTCTGCTGAGAACGAAAGACCATAAGTAAATTTTGGAAGTGCGCTTCCAAGATCTGTACGGTCATAAGCATCAATTACGCCATCAGGTGTACCATCAGGACCGCTCAAGTCCACAAACTTGATATCACCAACAGACGTTCCTGCTTCCTGGTATGCGTGGTTATCAATTTCCTCTTGCGTCTGGAAGATGCCGTCTGTCTTAAAACCATAGTGTCTACCAATTTCAGAACCGACTGTTGTGATTGAACCAGCACCCAATACTTCATTTACATTCTCACCCAATGCCAATACCTTGTTGCGGTTTGAAGAGATGTTAGCTCCTATATCCCACTGGAAGTCTCCTGTAATTCTACGGTAGTTCACCGCTACTTCTACCCCTCTGTTTCTCAAAGTACCTGCATTCACGATAGGTGCAGCATTCAGTGAACCAACCGAAGCAGGGATTGGCACCCCTACCAAGATATCTCTACTGACACTGTTGTAGTACTCTCCTGACAACAATACCTGTCCATCGAAAAGCTCTACATCCAAACCTATGTTTGTTGTTTCTTTCTCTTCCCACTTCAATGTTTCAGAAACTACATTTGTCTGAATCGCTCCCGTCAATCTTTGCTCGTTGCCACTCTCATCTGTAAATGTATACACCACGTTCGGGTTGATTAGTGGAGAGTAAGCATAGTTACCAATGTTCTCATTACCCAGGATACCCCAGCTGGCACGTAGCTTCAAGCTTGAAACCTGAGATGGCATAAACTCCATGAAGTCTTCGTTCAACAGTTTCCAACCAATGGCTAACGATGGGAAATAACCGAATTTGTTTGAGGGAGAGAATTTCGATGAACCATCTCTTCTCAAAGTTGCAGTCAATAAATAACGATCATCAAAACTATAGTTCACTCTGCTTAGGTAAGAAGACAATACACTCTTATCCTGATAAGCTCCAGAGCTTTTCTCTTGTCCATTCTCCAATGTCGGGAAGTAAGGTTCTTCATAACCAGATGCTCCTGCATAACGAATGAATGTTTCATTACTCTGATACATCTGACCTACCAATACATTCAGGTTATGCTTGCCTGAAGAGAAATCATAGGTTAACGTATTCTCAACCAAACCTGCTGTATATTCTCTGCTGTTGTCCGTAACTCTAGCCAAGTCATTCTTATGGAAATATCCCAAATCAAACTCAGGAATAAATACATAGTCACGTGCCATGGTCTTGTCAACACTGACATTGACCTTGTACTTCAAGCTATGTTTCTTTTTATTGAATAGCTCCAACTCTCCATAACCACTTGCAAAGATACGGTCAACATCTGTTGTAGATGTAATCAAGCTATTGTAACCAATACCATTCACAGAGATAGCATCCTCACGATCTGACAGCGTACCGCCATATCCTCCAAGTTTTGTATCATCATAAAGCCTCATTGTTGGAATCGCTGTTACGAGGTAGTTCACCAATGGAATCTGTGCACCTGCCAATACACCTGCTCCACTTACCAAAGCATCCTCATTAGATTTTGCATAGAAGAATGACTGTCCCATTCTGAAGCGTCCTTTTTCCTGAGTCGTGTTTACACGAGCTGTATAACGCTGATAGTTGGGTCCATTACCCTCGTAAGTGCCCTGATTTTCAAAGTAATCCAAAGAGACATTATATGTGCTTGATGAACTACCTCCTGAGAAGGAAAGGTTATGGTTCTGACGCATGCCTTGCTTTAGGCCTTCTGCCTGCCAGTCTGTATCCACATCATCAATGTACTTCACAGACTCTGGGTTGTTAGCAGGAGCCAATAGCTTTCCGTCATTGTAGCGTGCCTCATTGTTAAGTGTTTGATAGTTCGCACGGCTCGTTACAGGCATTGTTTGCCATACCTCATCGACACCATAGTAGCTGTTATACTCTACTTTCAAAGGGCTTTCTCTCTTACCTTTTTTGGTTGTAATGATGATGACACCATTCGCCGCTCTTGAACCGTAGATCGCACCAGCAGAAGCATCTTTCAACACCTGCATAGTCTCAAT is a genomic window containing:
- a CDS encoding arabinan endo-1,5-alpha-L-arabinosidase, with translation MKYISKIAFLGLAGLLSLSGCVEQPEEYLTEIDPAVFEPKPFDIDNYSDTYGGIASWQFSFQWGPYNLHDPSIVKGDDGWYYCYSTDVAYGQSIRPGIMVRKSQDLVDWKFVGQAIDGLPQQAVDYIEGKGATANEGIWAPYIMKVGGEYRLYYSLASDGFRVSAIGLLTASSPEGPWVEKGLAVVSETDGPGTNAIDPTVVVTPAGDHYMYYGSAWDGLFVVQLDPATGLAATAGDKGKLIVRRGQTDGMYNGNLEGPEIIYNKEHDKYYLFVAYDWLATKYNVRVFRADSPEGPFLDWDGVPADEPHDNNAPMILAPYAFEGHAGWQGTAHCSVFEGVDGEYFMANQGRPVVDPAAMVMHVRKVMWTEEGWPMVSPERYANVPNDPVTKEELVGSYDQLLNLYTTVPGYGNEQTDPGINGSFISNLLADGTINGDPNNTWEYNAPWLELKWANGAFIDKMHVSRERDWERKISSTVVMTGFNGGGLSIWFKKRPVE
- a CDS encoding RagB/SusD family nutrient uptake outer membrane protein, with translation MKKLLYAVMAAATLFSCDNQLEQVNPNVPTLASHWQTQEQAFAGVTAIYNGLITDGAYMRTFPAFSDNRGDDFQGDSPAVYLELGGQFTIPETAGEVQWIWRDHYILVFRSNQVLTYVSEMGEEVLDPDLKNRLLGQAYFLRGLAYYNLAITFKQVPVITELPKDDNDYYPETASEEVLWNQIYSDLSMAQDLLPVSYKNVSGADQGQVGRATKGAAIGLLGKAYVYRQQWEDAKVEFEKLISGDLAGTYSLVANYRDNFSEVNENNSESLFEVQFSTTTGSIWNWTGEPNSNWKQINGLGVSYAMDGKGWADYLPTRWIYNEYKQERTVDGELDPRLLTTIASYEPEANSVLAYGEPWPFATDAIYPRKYTNDGLGASTDLAMEATGGINYRVLRYADILMLYAETLNELGNTAGAYQYIQQVRDRVKLPDLATTKPDMTQEQMRDQIAHERALEFAIEGNRIHDIIRWGWLYKPEKLSLLKEHDSDFNTWVAGKEYLPIPQSELNNNKNLSPNSAN
- a CDS encoding SusC/RagA family TonB-linked outer membrane protein — protein: MKLSLQKSWRHIKYVFCGVCVLMLPASGLYAAEPVLTETVKRVSDERKISGKVTSGENDMGIPGVHIVVKGTMESTVTDFDGNFSIMIKELNPTEVVVLQISAIGFITQEVEVRDQSNITVVLAEDVQQLEEIVVVGYGVQKKSDVTGAVAVLKVDDLKTVSTNDVGQMLQGRTPGVQVNSDGQAGAFPQVRIRGIGTFGNSDPLYVIDGVPISGVPRDFNPNDIETMQVLKDASAGAIYGSRAANGVIIITTKKGKRESPLKVEYNSYYGVDEVWQTMPVTSRANYQTLNNEARYNDGKLLAPANNPESVKYIDDVDTDWQAEGLKQGMRQNHNLSFSGGSSSSTYNVSLDYFENQGTYEGNGPNYQRYTARVNTTQEKGRFRMGQSFFYAKSNEDALVSGAGVLAGAQIPLVNYLVTAIPTMRLYDDTKLGGYGGTLSDREDAISVNGIGYNSLITSTTDVDRIFASGYGELELFNKKKHSLKYKVNVSVDKTMARDYVFIPEFDLGYFHKNDLARVTDNSREYTAGLVENTLTYDFSSGKHNLNVLVGQMYQSNETFIRYAGASGYEEPYFPTLENGQEKSSGAYQDKSVLSSYLSRVNYSFDDRYLLTATLRRDGSSKFSPSNKFGYFPSLAIGWKLLNEDFMEFMPSQVSSLKLRASWGILGNENIGNYAYSPLINPNVVYTFTDESGNEQRLTGAIQTNVVSETLKWEEKETTNIGLDVELFDGQVLLSGEYYNSVSRDILVGVPIPASVGSLNAAPIVNAGTLRNRGVEVAVNYRRITGDFQWDIGANISSNRNKVLALGENVNEVLGAGSITTVGSEIGRHYGFKTDGIFQTQEEIDNHAYQEAGTSVGDIKFVDLSGPDGTPDGVIDAYDRTDLGSALPKFTYGLSFSAEYKNFDFTMFASGAGKYLINNALYRQLMHTGGDDNYHLDMLDRWTSTNTDTNIPRLVWSDPNGNGRDSDREGWLQDGTHLRISTISLGYNVPTEKVEWLSKARVYMTAQNLYTFQTYKGYNPDFTSGVWNPGFDAGSYPKPRTIMLGVQLGF